One window of the Hypanus sabinus isolate sHypSab1 chromosome 13, sHypSab1.hap1, whole genome shotgun sequence genome contains the following:
- the LOC132403382 gene encoding 2'-5'-oligoadenylate synthase 1-like, producing the protein MGSTTLAAESRDAGCRELVNGLSPVNQGGSSGKGTAVKESSDADLVVFLSCFKSFQDQRDTRLGILGDIQQMLEECSRSLAYEIRDITITSIKQSSIPPKSLSFELRSKKSSESVSFDVLPTYDALKGKSNANEAHCELIRFRSRNSTTDGEFSACFTELQRAFVKKYTSKVKDLIRLLKYWYKLYVKPRQSELRAGTQLPPKYALELLTIHAWEQGNGKERFDTAEGFRTVLELICRHRELCIYWTDYYDVTNGSLAEFLKNKLRERRPVILDPADPTGNVASSGVWDVMEDEARKCLRMPCVSGVSPWHVQPVKTFGVTLGVMEIFVRKDGRDQTIQVLPDDQVSSLKDKIESLERIQRSQYYLTFQSTPLEDARTLQYYGIKHHSTILVNLRLCGGTEIQLSNAENPN; encoded by the exons ATGGGCAGCACCACATTAGCAGCAGAATCACGTGATGCTGGTTGCAGGGAGCTGGTGAATGGGCTCTCACCAGTCAATCAG GGTGGGTCATCAGGCAAAGGTACAGCCGTAAAAGAGAGCTCAGATGCAGATCTTGTCGTCTTCCTCAGTTGCTTCAAAAGTTTCCAGGACCAGAGAGACACCAGGCTTGGAATTCTGGGGGACattcagcaaatgctggaagaatgctCCAGGAGCCTTGCGTATGAGATCCGTGATATTACTATCACCTCAATAAAACAAAGCAGCATCCCACCAAAATCTCTGAGCTTTGAGTTGAGATCAAAGAAATCTTCAGAGAGTGTGTCATTTGATGTTCTGCCGACCTATGATGCATTAA AGGGGAAGTCCAATGCGAATGAAGCACATTGTGAATTGATCAGATTTAGAAGCAGAAACAGCACCACAGATGGAGAATTTTCTGCCTGCTTTACTGAACTTCAGAGAGCGTTTGTAAAGAAGTATACTTCAAAAGTCAAAGATTTGATCCGCCTGCTGAAATATTGGTACAAACTG TACGTGAAGCCACGGCAGTCAGAGTTGAGAGCCGGAACACAACTGCCACCAAAGTATGCCCTGGAGTTATTGACTATCCATGCCTGGGAACAAGGTAATGGCAAGGAGAGATTTGACACGGCTGAAGGGTTCCGCACAGTCCTGGAACTGATCTGCAGACATCGGGAACTGTGCATCTACTGGACTGACTACTACGATGTCACTAATGGATCCTtggcagaatttttaaaaaataaactccGTGAGAGGAG ACCAGTAATTCTCGACCCTGCTGATCCAACTGGAAACGTGGCTTCATCAGGTGTCTGGGACGTGATGGAAGATGAAGCCAGGAAGTGCCTAAGAATGCCTTGTGTCTCTGGCGTCAGTCCTTGGCATGTCCAG CCAGTGAAGACATTTGGAGTCACCCTGGGTGTAATGGAGATATTTGTCAGAAAAGATGGACGTGACCAGACGATCCAGGTTTTGCCAGATGACCAGGTTTCAAGTTTAAAAGATAAAATTGAATCCCTGGAGCGAATCCAGCGAAGCCAGTACTACTTAACCTTTCAATCAACGCCGCTTGAAGATGCACGTACACTGCAATATTATGGCATTAAGCACCATTCTACCATCCTTGTCAACCTGAGATTGTGTGGTGGCACTGAGATTCAACTTTCTAATGCAGAGAATCCTAACTGA